A section of the Kribbella sp. HUAS MG21 genome encodes:
- a CDS encoding acyltransferase: MAHQEGDPVTARIAPSADVDDRAQIGDGSSVWHLAQIRENAVLGKNCIVGRGAYVGTGVRMGDNCKIQNYALVYEPASLEDGVFIGPAVVLTNDYFPRAVNPDGTPKSGHDWEPVGVTLKEGCSLGARSVCVAPVTIGRWATVAAGAVVTKDVPDFALVAGVPARRLKWVGKAGVPLLDVGNGEWKCPNTGEMYIETDGRLRPAEENQEEN, from the coding sequence CTGGCTCATCAAGAAGGAGACCCTGTGACGGCCCGCATCGCGCCATCCGCCGACGTCGACGACCGCGCCCAGATCGGCGACGGTTCGTCGGTCTGGCACCTGGCCCAGATCCGTGAGAACGCGGTCCTCGGCAAGAACTGCATCGTCGGCCGCGGCGCCTACGTCGGGACCGGGGTCCGGATGGGCGACAACTGCAAGATCCAGAACTACGCGCTGGTGTACGAGCCCGCGTCCCTCGAGGACGGCGTGTTCATCGGGCCGGCGGTGGTGCTCACCAACGACTACTTCCCGCGCGCGGTGAACCCGGACGGTACGCCGAAGAGCGGGCACGACTGGGAACCGGTCGGGGTGACGCTGAAGGAAGGCTGCTCGCTCGGTGCGCGCAGCGTGTGCGTGGCGCCGGTCACCATCGGCCGCTGGGCCACGGTCGCCGCGGGTGCGGTGGTGACCAAGGACGTGCCAGACTTCGCGCTGGTCGCCGGGGTCCCGGCGCGCCGGCTCAAGTGGGTCGGCAAGGCCGGGGTTCCGCTGCTCGACGTCGGGAACGGCGAGTGGAAGTGCCCGAACACGGGCGAGATGTACATCGAAACCGACGGACGGCTGCGGCCGGCCGAAGAAAACCAGGAGGAGAACTGA
- a CDS encoding glycosyltransferase, giving the protein MTTDRPHLLYVAWGFPPCRGGGVYRALATANRFAALGWKVTVLTADRDTFFRFTGADLTLEERVDPSVEVVRVPFEWPILEADLRKWSKRRAQNPKLWSKWRTKQDQIPFPESGYGPWRPVIEKAAERIHKAHKVDLTVATANPHVAFTAAYHLHKKFQVPYVMDYRDAWLLDVFTGDRLHEPNSRAARWEKKLVESAREVWFVNDPIKDWHEKLYPAQAGKMHTVANGFDPDLVPDTQDRGAVTDRPLVFGYVGTVSPKVPLADFVQGWQLAKEQSEELAGAKAKIHGYLGYYAQPRADMLATINAAADAGVSYEGPVGKAEIAKAYDEFDVQLLMLGKGRYVTSGKVFEYLATGLPVVSVHDPENAASDVLRGHPLWFPVADVTPEAIAAALIEAAHAARTADEGIRAKAREFGASYRRDLQLDPRIEALAASVKGVAA; this is encoded by the coding sequence ATGACGACCGACCGCCCACACCTGTTGTACGTCGCCTGGGGCTTCCCGCCCTGCCGGGGCGGCGGTGTCTACCGGGCCCTGGCCACGGCCAACCGGTTCGCCGCCCTCGGCTGGAAGGTGACCGTGCTGACGGCCGACCGCGACACGTTCTTCCGGTTCACCGGCGCGGACCTGACCCTCGAGGAGCGGGTCGACCCGTCCGTCGAGGTCGTCCGGGTCCCGTTCGAGTGGCCGATCCTCGAGGCCGACCTGCGCAAGTGGTCCAAGCGCCGCGCGCAGAACCCGAAGCTCTGGAGCAAGTGGCGCACCAAGCAGGACCAGATCCCGTTCCCGGAGAGCGGGTACGGGCCCTGGCGGCCGGTGATCGAGAAGGCCGCGGAGCGCATCCACAAGGCGCACAAGGTCGACCTCACCGTCGCCACCGCGAACCCGCACGTCGCGTTCACCGCGGCGTACCACCTGCACAAGAAGTTCCAGGTGCCGTACGTCATGGACTACCGCGACGCGTGGCTGCTCGACGTGTTCACCGGTGACCGGCTGCACGAGCCGAACAGCCGCGCCGCGCGCTGGGAGAAGAAGCTGGTCGAGTCCGCGCGCGAGGTCTGGTTCGTGAACGACCCGATCAAGGACTGGCACGAGAAGCTCTACCCGGCGCAGGCAGGCAAGATGCACACGGTCGCGAACGGGTTCGACCCGGACCTGGTGCCGGACACCCAGGACCGCGGCGCGGTGACCGACCGGCCGCTGGTCTTCGGGTACGTCGGGACGGTGTCGCCGAAGGTGCCGCTCGCGGACTTCGTGCAGGGCTGGCAGCTCGCGAAGGAGCAGTCCGAGGAGCTCGCCGGCGCGAAGGCGAAGATCCACGGCTACCTCGGGTACTACGCGCAGCCGCGCGCCGACATGCTGGCGACGATCAACGCCGCCGCCGATGCCGGGGTCAGCTACGAGGGCCCGGTCGGCAAGGCGGAGATCGCGAAGGCGTACGACGAGTTCGACGTCCAGCTGCTGATGCTGGGCAAGGGCCGGTACGTGACCAGCGGCAAGGTGTTCGAGTACCTCGCGACCGGGCTGCCGGTCGTTTCCGTGCACGACCCGGAGAACGCGGCGTCCGACGTACTGCGGGGGCACCCGTTGTGGTTCCCGGTGGCGGACGTGACGCCGGAGGCGATCGCGGCGGCGCTGATCGAGGCGGCGCACGCGGCGCGGACCGCGGACGAGGGGATCCGGGCGAAGGCGCGCGAGTTCGGTGCGTCGTACCGGCGGGACCTGCAGCTGGATCCGCGGATCGAGGCGCTGGCTGCGAGTGTGAAGGGAGTGGCCGCATGA
- a CDS encoding glycosyltransferase translates to MTNSGSRRTAPDVGIITTGHDVADARLHKITAALRQRDLSVELWGLGDAEGGPAGAVVHAGPRGNLVQRLARTAVLPWRTNAKVVMTVDPDMIPVTRLVTALRRRKFVVDVHEDYERLLADRAWAKGPAGLPARLIVRAGSKLAAGADLTVVADSHLAPHQAKHRLVVQNLPDHGFLAPSPPAGAPRAVYVGDLRTSRGLFDMVETVAAAPEWSLDLIGPVAPSDRDTLEARIARPDLSGRVRLHGRQPPADAWRIAHGAWASLAMLQPTPAFVEAMPSKIYEYLASGLPVLSTRLPRQTKVIEESGGGVLVDSVAEASETLRRWSADPGELEKLRDHALQWAADHLPTTTPYDDLADAILNLLRGPA, encoded by the coding sequence ATGACCAATTCCGGGTCACGCAGGACGGCGCCGGACGTGGGGATCATCACGACCGGTCACGACGTGGCCGACGCGCGCCTGCACAAGATCACCGCGGCCCTGCGGCAGCGCGACCTCAGCGTCGAGCTGTGGGGTCTCGGTGACGCCGAGGGCGGGCCTGCCGGTGCGGTGGTGCACGCCGGACCGCGCGGCAACCTGGTGCAGCGGCTGGCCCGGACCGCCGTACTGCCGTGGCGGACCAACGCCAAGGTGGTGATGACGGTCGACCCGGACATGATCCCGGTCACCCGGCTTGTCACCGCGCTGCGGCGGCGGAAGTTCGTCGTGGACGTGCACGAGGACTACGAGCGGCTGCTGGCCGACCGGGCCTGGGCGAAGGGGCCGGCGGGACTGCCCGCGCGGCTGATCGTCCGCGCCGGGTCGAAGCTGGCCGCGGGCGCCGACCTGACCGTCGTCGCCGACTCGCACCTCGCCCCGCACCAGGCGAAGCACCGCCTGGTGGTGCAGAACCTTCCCGACCACGGCTTCCTCGCGCCGTCCCCGCCGGCCGGCGCACCGCGCGCGGTGTACGTCGGCGACCTGCGCACCAGCCGTGGACTGTTCGACATGGTCGAGACCGTCGCCGCGGCGCCGGAGTGGTCCCTCGACCTGATCGGCCCGGTCGCACCCTCCGACCGGGACACCCTCGAGGCCCGCATCGCCCGCCCCGACCTCAGCGGCCGGGTCCGGTTGCACGGGCGCCAGCCACCCGCGGACGCCTGGCGGATCGCGCACGGCGCCTGGGCGAGCCTCGCCATGCTCCAGCCGACGCCGGCGTTCGTGGAAGCGATGCCGTCCAAGATCTACGAGTACCTCGCCAGCGGTCTTCCCGTGCTCTCCACCCGCCTGCCCCGGCAGACGAAGGTGATCGAGGAGTCCGGTGGCGGAGTCCTGGTGGACTCGGTGGCGGAGGCGTCCGAGACCCTGCGGCGCTGGTCCGCGGACCCCGGAGAGCTGGAGAAGCTGCGCGACCACGCGCTGCAGTGGGCGGCCGACCACCTGCCCACGACCACGCCGTACGACGATTTGGCCGACGCGATTCTCAACCTGCTAAGAGGACCTGCATGA
- a CDS encoding ABC transporter ATP-binding protein: MSVSETEKKPMQKTPSGIPAVKVQDVSITYRTTFERVPTFKSAIVRFGRGERAVREVKAVQNVSFDVDHGTTIGIIGANGAGKSTLMRSIAGILPPTSGRIEVHGRVSTLLSLGVGFNAALSGRENVVLGGLAAGLSRKEIQARYEEIAEFAELGDFMEMPMRTYSSGMFSRLAFSVAVHMDPDILLIDEALSAGDASFKTKAAAKMSELVTNSRTMFLVSHAMSSVRELCNDCIWLHKGKLMMRGEPNEVIAAYTKFLQVGEAESVSLEDL; encoded by the coding sequence TTGTCCGTCTCTGAGACCGAGAAGAAGCCGATGCAGAAGACCCCGTCGGGCATTCCCGCTGTCAAGGTGCAGGACGTCTCGATCACCTACCGGACCACGTTCGAGCGGGTGCCGACCTTCAAGAGCGCGATCGTCCGGTTCGGCCGCGGCGAGCGTGCGGTGCGCGAGGTCAAGGCCGTCCAGAACGTGTCCTTCGACGTCGACCACGGCACCACGATCGGCATCATCGGCGCGAACGGCGCCGGCAAGTCGACGCTGATGCGCTCGATCGCCGGCATCCTGCCGCCGACCTCGGGCCGGATCGAGGTGCACGGCCGGGTCTCCACGCTGCTGTCGCTGGGCGTCGGCTTCAACGCCGCGCTGTCCGGCCGGGAGAACGTCGTCCTCGGTGGTCTCGCGGCCGGCCTGAGCCGCAAGGAGATCCAGGCGCGGTACGAGGAGATCGCGGAGTTCGCCGAGCTCGGCGACTTCATGGAGATGCCGATGCGGACGTACTCCTCCGGCATGTTCAGCCGGCTGGCGTTCTCCGTCGCGGTGCACATGGACCCCGACATCCTGCTGATCGACGAGGCGCTGTCCGCCGGCGACGCGTCGTTCAAGACCAAGGCCGCGGCGAAGATGAGCGAGCTGGTCACCAACAGCCGCACGATGTTCCTCGTCAGCCACGCGATGAGCAGCGTCCGCGAGCTCTGCAACGACTGCATCTGGCTGCACAAGGGCAAGCTGATGATGCGCGGCGAGCCCAACGAGGTGATCGCGGCGTACACCAAGTTCCTGCAGGTCGGCGAAGCGGAATCCGTCTCACTCGAGGACCTCTGA
- a CDS encoding ABC transporter permease — protein MNATSVDEEFNPSVHVYEPHKVGLPALRPYFKALWQRREFAAEMSRTSIRAANTNTFFGQVWLVLNPLLLAAVYYLLVDIIAGGAAKQDASLRFAHMCGGLFAFYYFSGAMTAGAASVVGGGKLLMNMSFPRMLLPLSAVRTAFFRFLPTLGVYLVIHLVMRQPLHWQMLLAPAFLLMLTVFAAGMGMIFAALQVYFRDTTSFLPYFVRIWLYLSPVLWFAEDAPAKFKGFIQFNPLYSLLGGWTDLLVKGRIPNLEMWLGAGFWALVAFLVGALFFMSREREFVVRL, from the coding sequence ATGAACGCGACTAGCGTCGACGAGGAGTTCAACCCGTCGGTGCACGTGTACGAACCACACAAGGTCGGCCTGCCCGCACTGCGTCCCTACTTCAAGGCGCTGTGGCAGCGGCGTGAGTTCGCGGCGGAGATGTCCCGGACGAGCATCCGGGCGGCCAACACGAACACCTTCTTCGGACAGGTGTGGCTGGTGCTGAACCCGCTGCTGCTGGCGGCGGTCTACTACCTGCTGGTCGACATCATCGCCGGCGGTGCGGCCAAGCAGGACGCATCGCTGCGGTTCGCGCACATGTGCGGCGGTCTCTTCGCCTTCTACTACTTCTCCGGTGCGATGACGGCCGGTGCGGCGAGCGTGGTCGGCGGCGGCAAGCTGCTGATGAACATGTCGTTCCCGCGGATGCTGCTGCCGCTGTCCGCCGTCCGTACGGCGTTCTTCCGGTTCCTGCCGACCCTGGGCGTCTACCTGGTCATCCACCTGGTCATGCGTCAGCCGCTGCACTGGCAGATGCTGCTGGCCCCGGCGTTCCTCCTCATGCTGACGGTCTTCGCCGCCGGCATGGGCATGATCTTCGCGGCCCTGCAGGTGTACTTCCGCGACACCACCAGCTTCCTGCCGTACTTCGTGCGGATCTGGCTGTACCTGTCGCCGGTGCTGTGGTTCGCCGAGGACGCCCCGGCGAAGTTCAAGGGCTTCATCCAGTTCAACCCGCTGTACTCGTTGCTGGGCGGCTGGACCGATCTCCTCGTCAAGGGCCGGATCCCGAACCTGGAGATGTGGCTCGGGGCGGGCTTCTGGGCGCTGGTCGCGTTCCTGGTCGGTGCGTTGTTCTTCATGTCGAGGGAGCGTGAGTTCGTTGTCCGTCTCTGA
- a CDS encoding helix-turn-helix domain-containing protein, producing the protein MSTTDTERAEHLRVLGLNDDEIKVYQHLLRTGPSSVTELDAAVPEREGSIDSTLGGLVQAGLARRSGSDHSRYLPVPPDAGLEAMTLRRESELKQARIEVLNAYDEFRRTVHNESTTHLIEVVTGSAIVERIHQIKSGVQREILAIDSPPYYIGGPNQEEIDQLRRGVSYRVVYSPESVEVPGYLTENILPCVEAGEQARVLPDVPAKLTIIDGAIAFVSMSARDTDVNRSLLIIRPSSLLTALIGMFELCWRNALPLHASVGTEDDRLEPIERRLLALLATGAADDTIARTLGISRRTFFRYLERLMNRTGASTRFQLALHAARENWL; encoded by the coding sequence ATGAGTACGACGGACACGGAGCGTGCCGAGCATCTGCGGGTGCTCGGGCTCAACGACGACGAGATCAAGGTCTACCAGCACCTGCTGCGGACCGGGCCGTCGTCGGTCACCGAACTGGACGCCGCGGTCCCCGAGCGGGAGGGCTCGATCGACAGCACCCTCGGCGGCCTGGTGCAGGCCGGCCTGGCGCGCCGCTCCGGCTCGGACCACTCGCGGTACCTGCCGGTGCCGCCGGACGCGGGCCTGGAGGCGATGACGCTGCGCCGCGAGTCCGAGCTCAAGCAGGCCCGGATCGAGGTGCTGAACGCGTACGACGAGTTCCGCCGGACCGTGCACAACGAGTCGACCACGCACCTGATCGAGGTCGTCACCGGGAGCGCGATCGTCGAGCGGATCCACCAGATCAAGAGCGGCGTGCAGCGGGAGATCCTGGCCATCGACTCCCCGCCGTACTACATCGGCGGCCCGAACCAGGAGGAGATCGACCAGCTGCGCCGCGGCGTCTCCTACCGGGTCGTGTACTCGCCGGAGTCGGTCGAGGTGCCCGGGTACCTGACCGAGAACATCCTGCCGTGCGTGGAGGCGGGTGAGCAGGCCCGCGTGCTGCCCGACGTACCGGCGAAGCTGACGATCATCGACGGGGCGATCGCGTTCGTGTCGATGTCGGCGCGCGACACCGACGTGAACCGGTCACTGCTGATCATCCGCCCGAGCAGTCTGCTGACCGCGCTGATCGGCATGTTCGAGCTGTGCTGGCGCAACGCGTTGCCGCTGCACGCCTCCGTCGGCACCGAGGACGACCGCCTGGAACCGATCGAACGCCGCCTGCTGGCCCTCCTGGCCACCGGCGCGGCCGACGACACCATCGCCCGCACCCTAGGCATCAGCCGCCGCACGTTCTTCCGCTACCTGGAACGCCTGATGAACCGCACAGGCGCCAGCACCCGCTTCCAACTAGCCCTACACGCCGCCCGCGAAAACTGGCTGTAG
- a CDS encoding aspartate-semialdehyde dehydrogenase — MTPVSAVENTIEDRTGLPSLAVVGATGAVGSVMLTLLSTRQNVWGEIRLIASERSAGKRLQVRGEEVEVVAISEDAFDGIDVAMFDVPDEVSAEWAPVAAAKGAVVVDNSGAFRMDPDVPLVVPEVNAEAARNRPKGIIANPNCTTLSMIVAMGALHHRYELEQLVVASYQAASGAGQAGIDTLYDQLTKVAGNRELGSTPGDVRRLVGNDLGPFPAPLALNVVPWAGSLKDDGWSSEEMKVRNESRKILGLPDLKVSATCVRVPVVTTHSLSVHARFVQEVDADGAREVLRDAPGVLLFDNPAEGEFPTPADVVGTDPTWVGRIRKSLDDPNALELFVCGDNLRKGAALNTAQIAEVVAKEFIPAEA; from the coding sequence GTGACCCCTGTGAGCGCTGTGGAGAACACGATCGAGGACCGGACGGGTCTGCCCTCCCTGGCGGTGGTCGGTGCGACCGGCGCCGTCGGGTCGGTGATGCTGACCCTGCTCTCGACCAGGCAGAACGTCTGGGGCGAGATCCGGCTGATCGCCTCCGAGCGCTCCGCGGGCAAGCGGCTCCAGGTCCGCGGCGAGGAGGTCGAGGTCGTCGCGATCAGCGAGGACGCCTTCGACGGCATCGACGTGGCGATGTTCGACGTACCGGACGAGGTGTCGGCGGAGTGGGCGCCGGTGGCGGCGGCCAAGGGTGCTGTCGTGGTGGACAACTCGGGCGCTTTCCGGATGGACCCGGATGTGCCGCTGGTGGTGCCGGAGGTGAACGCCGAGGCCGCGCGGAACCGGCCGAAGGGCATCATCGCCAACCCGAACTGCACGACGCTGTCGATGATCGTGGCGATGGGCGCGCTGCACCACCGCTACGAGCTCGAGCAGCTGGTCGTGGCGTCGTACCAGGCGGCGTCGGGTGCCGGGCAGGCTGGTATCGACACGTTGTACGACCAGCTGACGAAGGTGGCGGGCAATCGTGAGCTCGGTAGCACGCCAGGTGATGTGCGGCGGTTGGTGGGCAACGACCTCGGTCCGTTCCCAGCTCCGCTGGCGTTGAACGTCGTACCGTGGGCCGGCTCGTTGAAGGACGACGGCTGGTCGTCCGAGGAGATGAAGGTCCGCAACGAGTCCCGCAAGATCCTCGGGCTGCCGGATCTCAAGGTGTCCGCGACGTGTGTGCGGGTCCCGGTCGTCACCACGCACTCGTTGTCGGTGCATGCGCGGTTCGTGCAGGAGGTCGACGCGGACGGTGCCCGGGAGGTACTGCGGGACGCTCCGGGGGTGCTGCTCTTCGACAACCCGGCCGAGGGCGAGTTCCCGACGCCGGCCGATGTGGTGGGCACCGACCCGACCTGGGTCGGCCGGATCCGCAAGTCGCTCGACGACCCGAACGCGCTGGAGCTGTTCGTCTGCGGCGACAACCTCCGCAAGGGCGCGGCCCTCAACACCGCCCAGATCGCGGAGGTCGTCGCGAAGGAGTTCATCCCCGCCGAAGCCTGA
- a CDS encoding aspartate kinase has translation MGRVVHKYGGSSVADADCIKRVAQRIVATKKAGNDVVVVISAMGDTTDELMDLAQQVSPLPPPRELDMLLTSGERISAALLAMAIANLGYEARSFTGSQAGVITTSAHGNARIIDITPGRIEEALSEGHVAIVAGFQGVAQDTKDITTMGRGASDTTAVALAAALEAEYCEIYTDVDGIFTADPRIVPAAKQIPKISYEEMLEMAACGAKVLHLRCVEYARRYNVPVHVRSSFSQKEGTWVVDAKELDQMEQAIISGVVQDRGEAKITVVGVPDKPGEAARIFETVAGADTNIDMIVQNVSAVATNRTDISFTLPRADGARAMSALARMKDAVGYEQLLYDDQIGKVSVVGVGMRSHPGVSAKFFSALADAGVNIEMISTSEIRISVVVDENLVDAAVTAAHTAFDLDDEHTQAVVYGGTGR, from the coding sequence GTGGGACGCGTCGTACACAAGTACGGCGGTTCTTCGGTCGCCGACGCCGATTGCATCAAGCGCGTGGCCCAACGGATCGTCGCGACGAAGAAGGCCGGGAACGACGTGGTGGTCGTCATCTCCGCGATGGGCGACACCACCGACGAACTGATGGACCTGGCCCAGCAGGTCTCCCCGCTGCCGCCGCCGCGCGAGCTCGACATGCTGCTCACCTCGGGTGAGCGGATCTCGGCCGCGCTGCTGGCGATGGCGATCGCGAACCTGGGCTACGAGGCGCGCAGCTTCACCGGCTCGCAGGCCGGCGTGATCACCACCTCCGCGCACGGCAACGCCCGGATCATCGACATCACGCCGGGCCGGATCGAGGAGGCGCTGTCCGAGGGCCACGTCGCGATCGTGGCCGGGTTCCAGGGCGTCGCCCAGGACACCAAGGACATCACCACGATGGGCCGCGGCGCCTCCGACACCACCGCGGTCGCGCTGGCCGCCGCGCTGGAGGCCGAGTACTGCGAGATCTACACCGACGTGGACGGCATCTTCACCGCGGACCCGCGGATCGTGCCGGCCGCGAAGCAGATCCCGAAGATCTCCTACGAGGAGATGCTCGAGATGGCCGCCTGCGGCGCCAAGGTGCTGCACCTGCGCTGCGTCGAGTACGCGCGGCGCTACAACGTCCCCGTCCACGTGCGTTCCTCCTTCTCGCAGAAGGAAGGCACCTGGGTCGTCGATGCGAAGGAACTGGATCAGATGGAACAGGCGATCATCTCCGGCGTCGTGCAGGACCGCGGCGAGGCCAAGATCACCGTGGTCGGTGTGCCGGACAAGCCCGGTGAGGCGGCCCGGATCTTCGAGACGGTCGCCGGCGCCGACACCAACATCGACATGATCGTGCAGAACGTGTCGGCCGTCGCCACGAACCGCACCGACATCTCGTTCACGCTGCCGCGCGCCGACGGCGCCCGGGCGATGTCCGCGCTGGCCCGGATGAAGGACGCGGTCGGCTACGAGCAGTTGCTGTACGACGACCAGATCGGAAAGGTCTCCGTCGTCGGCGTCGGAATGCGCTCGCACCCGGGCGTGTCGGCGAAGTTCTTCTCCGCGCTGGCCGACGCCGGCGTGAACATCGAGATGATCTCCACCTCGGAGATCCGGATCTCGGTGGTCGTGGACGAGAACCTGGTGGACGCCGCCGTGACCGCGGCGCACACCGCATTCGATCTGGACGACGAGCACACCCAGGCTGTCGTGTACGGAGGAACGGGACGGTGA
- a CDS encoding metalloregulator ArsR/SmtB family transcription factor, with product MHAFDILGDPVRRRILELLADGQLPAGSIAATIGAEFGISQPAVSQHLKVLRDNGFATVTVDGTRRLYAVDPGPLREIDTWLDRYRKFWINRLDALETELHRGRRT from the coding sequence GTGCACGCGTTCGACATTCTCGGCGACCCGGTCCGGCGCCGGATCCTGGAGCTGCTCGCCGACGGCCAACTGCCGGCCGGCAGCATCGCCGCGACCATCGGCGCCGAGTTCGGGATCAGCCAGCCCGCCGTCTCCCAGCACTTGAAGGTGCTGCGCGACAACGGGTTCGCGACGGTCACCGTCGACGGCACCCGGCGGCTGTACGCCGTCGACCCGGGCCCGCTGCGGGAGATCGACACCTGGCTGGACCGGTACCGCAAGTTCTGGATCAACCGGCTGGACGCCCTGGAGACCGAGCTGCACCGCGGCCGTCGTACATGA
- a CDS encoding dihydrofolate reductase family protein, whose product MRNIVARLCMSEDGIVERPELWLPRRALDQLMPGSGTVLFGRRTFERYAGSLGGLHNTRNLVVGSRPVVARPGTELLQGDTRRVLTALKTVPGEDLHVIGSLTLIRSLLRWRLVDEMSLLIHPVAAGRGTLLDRRQLRLISMCARDGGVLEANYRVRYATIAAPSTALMPTGRWGGTRSRDRVASTPRAAARTHA is encoded by the coding sequence ATGCGGAACATCGTCGCCAGGCTGTGCATGTCCGAGGACGGCATCGTGGAGCGGCCGGAGCTGTGGTTGCCCCGGCGCGCGCTCGACCAGTTGATGCCGGGAAGCGGGACGGTGCTGTTCGGCCGCCGGACGTTCGAGCGGTACGCCGGCTCGCTCGGCGGCCTGCACAACACCCGCAACCTCGTGGTCGGGTCCCGGCCCGTGGTCGCCCGTCCTGGCACCGAGCTGCTGCAGGGCGACACCCGCCGGGTACTCACGGCGCTGAAGACCGTACCGGGTGAGGACCTGCACGTGATCGGCAGCCTGACCCTGATCCGCTCGCTGCTGCGCTGGCGCCTGGTCGACGAGATGTCGCTGCTCATCCACCCGGTCGCCGCGGGCCGCGGTACGTTGCTCGACCGTCGGCAGCTGCGGCTGATCTCGATGTGCGCCCGCGACGGCGGCGTACTGGAAGCGAACTACCGCGTGCGTTACGCCACGATCGCGGCGCCGTCGACCGCGCTGATGCCGACCGGCCGATGGGGTGGCACCCGCAGCAGGGACAGGGTCGCGAGCACGCCGAGGGCTGCCGCCAGGACCCACGCGTAG
- a CDS encoding MFS transporter, whose amino-acid sequence MDLSAYRDLWKTRGVMALLASALIARLPVLATMVPLAFLAKDAAGNFGWSGVVAGAYSVGTAVASVVWSRMADRRGARKVVIGTGMAWAVMMAVVALLPYSWYRALPVAAALAGVFVAPVTSALRANWPRLVHGSRLRAVYSLDATAQELLFVIGPMSGAVIVSFASPRAGLLACAVTAAASIWWFGLNQQPGTFHDEHAEPRPTARELVFHRHRTPLLFAWACLVMGFAAMSLGMVAVADHHGNRLIAGVLEMVAAIGSVTGGVVNGALPGRRNSYVWRRMLGLTVLVVGCVFVTSSVVGLAIMMFAAGCLIAPTIAAVYERIGELTPRSAHTEIFGWAQSGGMVGSAVGSAVAGAVVEGFGVRYAWVLAAALGVLATLSLLRVPPHRPVGISAVDGAAIVA is encoded by the coding sequence ATGGACCTGTCGGCGTACCGCGACCTGTGGAAGACCCGTGGCGTGATGGCGTTGCTCGCCTCGGCCCTGATCGCGCGGTTGCCCGTGCTCGCGACGATGGTCCCGCTGGCGTTCCTGGCCAAGGACGCGGCCGGCAACTTCGGCTGGTCCGGCGTGGTGGCGGGTGCGTACTCGGTCGGTACGGCGGTCGCCAGCGTCGTCTGGTCCCGGATGGCCGACCGGCGCGGCGCCCGCAAGGTGGTCATCGGCACCGGCATGGCCTGGGCCGTGATGATGGCCGTCGTCGCCCTGCTGCCGTACAGCTGGTACCGCGCTCTTCCCGTCGCGGCCGCACTGGCCGGGGTGTTCGTCGCGCCCGTCACCTCCGCGCTGCGCGCCAACTGGCCACGCCTCGTCCACGGCTCCCGGCTCCGCGCGGTCTACTCGCTCGACGCCACCGCACAGGAGCTGCTGTTCGTTATCGGGCCGATGTCGGGCGCGGTGATCGTCAGCTTCGCGAGCCCGCGTGCCGGCCTGCTCGCCTGCGCCGTGACCGCCGCCGCGAGCATCTGGTGGTTCGGGCTGAACCAGCAGCCCGGGACGTTCCACGACGAGCACGCGGAACCGCGACCGACGGCGCGCGAGCTGGTTTTCCACCGGCACCGTACGCCGTTGCTGTTCGCGTGGGCGTGCCTCGTGATGGGGTTCGCCGCCATGTCGCTCGGCATGGTCGCCGTTGCCGACCACCACGGGAACCGGCTGATCGCCGGAGTGCTCGAGATGGTCGCCGCGATCGGCAGCGTCACCGGCGGCGTGGTGAACGGCGCCCTGCCCGGCCGGCGCAACTCGTACGTCTGGCGCCGGATGCTGGGCCTCACCGTGCTGGTCGTCGGCTGTGTGTTCGTGACCTCGTCCGTGGTGGGGCTGGCGATCATGATGTTCGCGGCCGGCTGCCTGATCGCGCCGACGATCGCGGCCGTGTACGAGCGGATCGGCGAGCTGACCCCGCGCTCCGCGCACACCGAGATCTTCGGCTGGGCGCAGAGCGGCGGCATGGTCGGCTCCGCGGTCGGGTCGGCCGTGGCCGGCGCGGTCGTCGAGGGGTTCGGCGTGCGCTACGCGTGGGTCCTGGCGGCAGCCCTCGGCGTGCTCGCGACCCTGTCCCTGCTGCGGGTGCCACCCCATCGGCCGGTCGGCATCAGCGCGGTCGACGGCGCCGCGATCGTGGCGTAA